The proteins below come from a single Cupriavidus sp. WKF15 genomic window:
- a CDS encoding MFS transporter, translating into MSPNAGIQPQKIASIAAASPNRKCEAARSHLLYVLSLTSEKTRNVNKGCCRTCEVPIGHINRQYNLEEGGGVSTNIRKLIDESPMSRLQTVAVIVCIILNMLDGFDVLAMAFTAPHLAAGWGLSGKELGLLFSAGLVGIGVGSVLIAPIGDRIGRRKVILCCLCMIGSGMLASSVTQGVLQLAAARAYTGLGIGGMVPSITVIAGEYASNKWRSASISFQATGYAVGATAGGAMAAYLMSIWGWRSVFAFGGVATLLSIPMVLAVLPESLDYLLTKRPARALRTINRTLVRMKRPPIDTLPEVTNVAAAAEPSRGLAALMKAPLLHRTLALWAAFFFVLGSFYFVASWTPKLLVQAGMSAEQGVTGGVLLNLGGIVGSALFSLLSARFGLRPLLIASLVAGGVLMFAFGTQTTSLGVVMAISILLGAVLTSSVAGMYALSLAIYPTGIRTTGVGFAAGAGRIGAVVSPLVVGALLDGGWSVPNLYFAFVLPVAGAAIAVAIAHVSVPDSRDGREPAVS; encoded by the coding sequence TTGTCGCCCAACGCAGGAATCCAACCACAAAAGATCGCCAGCATTGCAGCGGCCAGCCCCAATCGCAAATGCGAAGCTGCCCGGTCGCATCTTCTATATGTGCTGAGTCTCACCTCGGAGAAGACGAGGAATGTCAATAAAGGCTGCTGCCGCACTTGCGAAGTGCCTATCGGCCACATCAACCGGCAATACAACCTTGAGGAGGGTGGTGGAGTGAGCACAAATATTCGGAAATTGATCGATGAGTCGCCCATGAGCAGGCTTCAGACAGTGGCCGTCATCGTGTGCATCATCTTGAACATGCTGGACGGATTTGACGTACTGGCGATGGCATTCACAGCTCCACATCTCGCCGCCGGTTGGGGACTGAGTGGCAAGGAGCTTGGTTTGCTGTTTAGCGCGGGACTGGTCGGAATTGGCGTCGGATCAGTCTTGATTGCTCCGATTGGCGATCGGATCGGCCGCCGCAAGGTCATCCTGTGCTGCCTGTGCATGATCGGGAGCGGGATGCTTGCGAGCTCGGTCACGCAAGGCGTCTTGCAGCTAGCTGCAGCACGCGCCTACACGGGGCTTGGAATTGGAGGCATGGTGCCCAGTATCACGGTAATTGCTGGGGAATACGCATCAAACAAATGGCGCAGCGCTTCCATTAGTTTTCAGGCCACCGGTTATGCCGTGGGGGCTACCGCAGGCGGCGCCATGGCCGCTTACCTGATGTCGATCTGGGGATGGCGCAGCGTCTTCGCGTTCGGCGGCGTCGCTACGCTCCTGTCGATCCCAATGGTACTCGCCGTGCTCCCCGAGTCCCTAGACTACCTCCTCACCAAGCGTCCCGCCCGCGCGCTTCGAACAATCAATCGGACGCTTGTCAGAATGAAGCGCCCACCGATTGACACGCTTCCCGAGGTGACCAACGTAGCCGCGGCCGCTGAACCATCCCGTGGCCTTGCCGCGCTCATGAAGGCGCCGTTGCTTCATCGGACTCTGGCGTTGTGGGCCGCCTTCTTCTTTGTCCTGGGAAGCTTCTACTTCGTCGCCAGCTGGACACCAAAGCTGCTGGTGCAAGCCGGCATGTCAGCGGAGCAAGGCGTTACCGGTGGTGTGTTGCTCAATCTTGGGGGCATTGTCGGATCAGCGCTATTCAGTTTGCTATCCGCCAGATTTGGCTTGCGTCCTCTCCTCATCGCCAGCCTGGTAGCCGGTGGTGTGCTGATGTTCGCCTTCGGCACCCAGACCACCTCTCTCGGCGTTGTGATGGCAATCAGCATTCTGCTTGGCGCTGTACTCACTTCATCCGTAGCAGGCATGTATGCGCTGTCGCTGGCAATCTATCCGACCGGAATTCGGACGACCGGCGTCGGCTTTGCGGCAGGTGCCGGCCGAATTGGAGCGGTAGTTTCACCTCTTGTAGTCGGGGCGCTGCTGGATGGGGGGTGGTCCGTTCCCAACCTATATTTCGCTTTCGTCCTGCCCGTCGCCGGTGCCGCAATAGCAGTCGCCATCGCTCACGTAAGTGTTCCGGACTCGCGTGATGGACGTGAACCGGCAGTGTCATAG
- a CDS encoding PDR/VanB family oxidoreductase gives MKFRDDWAMVSIERIEDVSPTIRLIEIAAGNHFKNWAPGAHLRVRVKVEERIEIRTYSLIDLGDDEKKYRVAVKLMEEGLGGSRYMWSLQVGDALEISQPHNHFELSCYASSYTLVAGGVGITPLVSMAYVLRNSDKPVRLFYGVRSHTEAALANLLRSWLGDRLELCVADETGPLDLKRIVDSVTGDGELYICGPIAMLETVSRIWKESGKSMGALRYETFASSGHYPTRPFTVELPRFGKTVEVAAHQTLLAALEAEGIEVMSDCKRGECGLCVVNVLESNAPVDHRDVFLNPSEKEESKKMCACVSRISGGTLTLDTAYRGPTPNA, from the coding sequence ATGAAATTTCGAGACGACTGGGCGATGGTCTCTATCGAGCGTATTGAGGACGTCAGCCCAACCATTCGATTGATCGAGATTGCGGCTGGCAACCATTTCAAAAACTGGGCGCCTGGTGCTCATCTGAGAGTACGAGTAAAGGTGGAAGAGCGAATCGAAATTCGGACCTATTCGTTGATCGATCTCGGCGATGACGAAAAAAAATATCGCGTCGCGGTTAAGCTAATGGAGGAAGGATTGGGCGGCTCGCGCTACATGTGGAGCCTGCAAGTTGGCGATGCGCTCGAAATATCGCAGCCACATAATCATTTCGAGCTGAGCTGCTACGCGTCCTCTTATACGCTGGTTGCCGGCGGTGTCGGGATCACACCGTTGGTCAGCATGGCATATGTCCTGAGAAATAGTGATAAACCGGTACGGCTGTTCTACGGCGTACGAAGCCATACCGAGGCGGCGTTGGCGAACTTGCTTCGAAGCTGGCTGGGCGACCGGCTGGAACTATGCGTGGCCGACGAAACGGGACCACTCGATCTGAAGAGAATTGTCGACAGCGTGACGGGCGATGGTGAGCTGTACATCTGCGGGCCGATCGCCATGCTTGAGACAGTCAGTCGAATTTGGAAAGAAAGCGGAAAATCGATGGGCGCATTGCGCTACGAAACATTCGCCTCCAGCGGACATTACCCGACTCGCCCGTTCACCGTCGAACTTCCGCGATTCGGCAAGACAGTCGAGGTTGCTGCGCATCAGACGTTACTCGCAGCGCTCGAAGCGGAAGGGATAGAAGTGATGTCGGACTGCAAGCGTGGCGAATGTGGACTATGCGTGGTCAACGTACTGGAAAGCAATGCGCCTGTGGACCATCGGGATGTGTTCTTAAATCCGTCAGAAAAAGAGGAGAGCAAGAAAATGTGCGCCTGTGTTTCGAGAATTAGCGGAGGCACGTTGACTCTGGATACAGCCTATCGCGGCCCAACGCCCAACGCATGA
- a CDS encoding aromatic ring-hydroxylating dioxygenase subunit alpha, with protein sequence MFSPPKTQNFPMNAWYAAAYDVDVKRTLLPRTVCNKQVVLYRQTDGTPVALEDACWHRLLPLSMGRLDGDTVVCGYHGLVFNASGRCIEMPSQETLNPSACVRSYPVVEKHRLIWLWLGDASKADPATIPDFHWNEDPAWAGDGETIHAKCDYRLVVDNLMDLTHETFVHFTSLHQKEQAESPFEVTYDDKFVTVSRWMHNVDAPPFWAVQLRKHNGWTGKVDRWQIIRFEAPCTVTIDVGVAPVGTGAREGDRSQGVNGYVLNTITPETDTTAHYIWAFCRNYRIGDQSITQQFRQGVRSVFREDELIVEAQQRAILDHPDREFYNLNIDAGALWARRFIDRMIQIENDIALPSAVIPIRVAN encoded by the coding sequence ATGTTTTCACCGCCAAAAACACAAAATTTCCCCATGAATGCATGGTATGCGGCGGCATACGATGTGGACGTCAAGCGCACGCTGCTGCCACGCACCGTCTGTAATAAACAGGTGGTCCTATATCGACAAACCGACGGAACCCCGGTAGCACTGGAAGATGCCTGCTGGCATCGTCTGCTTCCACTGTCGATGGGCCGGCTCGACGGCGATACGGTGGTTTGCGGGTATCACGGACTGGTGTTTAACGCCAGCGGCCGGTGCATTGAAATGCCATCGCAGGAAACTCTGAACCCTTCAGCCTGCGTCAGGTCCTATCCGGTGGTGGAAAAGCATCGCTTGATTTGGCTGTGGCTAGGCGATGCATCGAAAGCCGATCCGGCGACGATTCCCGACTTTCACTGGAATGAGGATCCTGCCTGGGCCGGCGATGGCGAGACCATTCACGCAAAGTGCGATTACCGTCTGGTAGTGGATAACCTGATGGATTTGACGCACGAGACTTTCGTTCACTTCACCAGCCTGCACCAAAAGGAACAAGCCGAGTCCCCATTCGAAGTGACTTACGACGATAAGTTCGTCACCGTATCGCGCTGGATGCACAACGTCGATGCGCCGCCTTTTTGGGCGGTGCAATTGCGCAAACATAACGGCTGGACTGGCAAGGTCGATCGCTGGCAGATTATCCGCTTTGAAGCACCTTGCACGGTTACGATCGATGTTGGCGTAGCGCCCGTGGGAACTGGTGCGCGTGAAGGCGATCGTTCGCAGGGCGTTAATGGTTATGTACTGAATACGATTACGCCGGAAACGGATACCACGGCTCATTATATTTGGGCCTTTTGTCGAAATTATCGCATTGGCGACCAGAGTATCACGCAGCAATTTCGGCAGGGCGTGCGCAGCGTATTCCGTGAAGATGAACTGATCGTCGAGGCGCAGCAACGGGCGATTCTGGATCATCCTGATCGCGAGTTTTATAATCTAAATATTGACGCTGGCGCATTATGGGCGCGGCGCTTCATCGATCGGATGATTCAAATTGAGAATGATATCGCTCTTCCTTCGGCTGTTATTCCAATTCGCGTCGCGAACTAA
- a CDS encoding alpha/beta hydrolase produces MTAQHQDRRTRPSVRALGLAAILGMVLTAGCVSTAPVKRPAPEIGHVDISSDMQLRRMVVRNDNPKGTVLLLHGFPETLHAWDSIAAALGTDYEVHAFDWPGYGESSRPSSDSFAYAPADYAKVLKGYIEHAGIDKRNLVIYATDIGALPALLAAIDDPAIAKTIVVGDFAPFNRPQYMQERLQALKNPESAEGVRAAFNRTRDEILENAFTRGLPPSSGYALSAEYKADMARGWQNGPLTSADAFYHYYSHFTRDQHEFEANIGRLKTPVKVIWGEQDIYIKKEMGIEFARKINAPLTLLAETGHYPHLQHPQQTADEIRAAFR; encoded by the coding sequence ATGACTGCACAACATCAAGATCGCCGTACCCGCCCGTCCGTCCGCGCGCTTGGATTGGCTGCCATCCTAGGCATGGTGCTCACAGCCGGATGCGTGTCAACCGCGCCGGTGAAGAGGCCGGCACCCGAAATCGGCCATGTGGACATCAGCTCCGATATGCAACTCAGGAGGATGGTTGTACGCAATGACAATCCGAAGGGGACCGTCCTGCTTCTGCATGGCTTTCCCGAGACGTTACATGCTTGGGACAGCATCGCTGCTGCACTCGGAACCGACTATGAGGTCCATGCGTTCGACTGGCCAGGATATGGTGAATCGTCGCGCCCTTCTTCCGACAGCTTCGCCTATGCGCCTGCTGACTACGCGAAAGTGCTGAAGGGCTACATCGAACACGCTGGCATCGACAAGCGGAATCTGGTGATCTACGCCACAGACATTGGCGCTCTGCCGGCGTTGCTTGCAGCCATCGATGATCCCGCGATCGCAAAGACCATCGTCGTGGGGGACTTTGCGCCGTTCAACCGACCGCAATATATGCAGGAGCGCCTGCAAGCCCTGAAGAATCCAGAATCGGCCGAGGGCGTGCGTGCAGCCTTCAACAGGACGCGGGATGAAATCCTGGAGAACGCCTTTACGCGGGGCCTTCCGCCGTCATCGGGCTATGCCTTGTCTGCCGAATACAAGGCTGATATGGCACGCGGTTGGCAGAATGGTCCGCTGACATCCGCCGATGCGTTCTATCACTACTACTCGCATTTCACCCGAGACCAGCATGAGTTCGAGGCCAACATCGGCAGACTGAAGACGCCCGTCAAGGTGATCTGGGGAGAGCAGGACATCTACATCAAGAAGGAGATGGGCATCGAATTCGCACGGAAGATCAATGCCCCGCTCACGCTTCTTGCAGAGACCGGGCACTACCCACATTTGCAGCATCCGCAGCAGACCGCGGACGAAATACGTGCTGCATTTCGATGA
- a CDS encoding IS5 family transposase, whose amino-acid sequence MKQTDLGLNLSTKRTRKREFLDEMNRVVPWADLVMLIAPYAPEGKRGRPPFAVEAMLRIHFLQQWFGLSDPAMEEALHDVPLYREFAGLDNWTVRLPDESTILRFRHLLERHKLAAQILALVNDILRDKGLMLRAGTVVDATLISAPSSTKNASGERDPEMHQSKKGNQWYFGMKAHIGVDAESGLVHTVRGTAGNINDVVEANSLLHGEETDAFGDAGYQGVEKRPDARADVNWHVAMKPGKRRVLDQSKPLGALVDQVERIKAGIRAKVEHPFRVIKRQFGYTKVRYRGLRKNTAQVMTLFALSNLWMARGKLLAAEA is encoded by the coding sequence ATGAAGCAAACTGACCTTGGACTGAACTTGTCGACCAAGCGCACCCGCAAGCGCGAATTTCTGGACGAGATGAACCGCGTGGTGCCGTGGGCCGATCTGGTGATGCTGATCGCTCCGTACGCCCCGGAGGGCAAGCGCGGCCGTCCCCCGTTCGCGGTCGAGGCAATGCTGCGCATCCACTTTCTTCAACAATGGTTCGGCCTGTCGGACCCGGCGATGGAAGAAGCGCTGCACGACGTGCCGCTGTATCGGGAGTTCGCCGGGCTGGACAACTGGACGGTGAGGCTGCCCGACGAGAGCACCATCCTGCGGTTCCGTCACCTGCTGGAGAGGCACAAGCTGGCCGCTCAGATTCTCGCGCTGGTAAACGACATCCTTCGCGACAAGGGATTGATGCTGCGCGCGGGCACGGTGGTGGACGCGACGCTGATCAGCGCACCGAGTTCGACCAAGAATGCGTCGGGCGAACGCGACCCGGAGATGCACCAGAGTAAGAAAGGAAACCAGTGGTATTTCGGCATGAAAGCGCACATTGGCGTGGACGCCGAAAGCGGGCTGGTGCACACGGTGCGGGGCACGGCTGGCAACATCAACGACGTGGTTGAGGCCAACAGCCTGCTGCATGGCGAGGAAACCGACGCGTTTGGCGATGCGGGTTATCAGGGCGTGGAGAAGCGTCCTGACGCGCGGGCGGACGTGAACTGGCACGTGGCGATGAAGCCAGGCAAACGTCGCGTTCTGGACCAAAGCAAACCGCTTGGCGCGCTCGTCGATCAAGTCGAGCGAATCAAGGCGGGCATCCGGGCCAAGGTCGAGCATCCGTTCCGGGTCATCAAGCGGCAGTTCGGCTACACCAAGGTCCGCTATCGAGGGCTGAGGAAGAACACCGCGCAAGTCATGACCTTGTTCGCGCTGTCCAACTTGTGGATGGCGCGCGGCAAACTGCTGGCTGCTGAGGCATGA
- a CDS encoding FAD-dependent monooxygenase, whose product MTKMSRNELPIIVSGGGIGGLACALALAQKRFRVLVCEQAPRFGQVGAGLQVAPNALSVLDALGVGADIKRQALLIEQMLMMDGISGESVGVIPCGSEFQQRFGNPYGVAHRADVHGALLEACERHPLVELRTDSKIIRYEQDGNVVTITTDAGATLRASALVGADGVHSRIRQQLIGDGDSVPIGAVIYRALVPASHMPRELQHPYPTLWTGPDAHLIYYPVRDWSQFNVGATVRTGDGEMRDGEASPEEAAAAFADWAPEPRRVLSLAPVFQRYVLRQRAPIPNWTAGRVTLLGDAAHPMVQYIAQGAAMALEDAISLATELDAADGACGQAFQRYQDVRIVRSARVQISSLMLDRIYHAGGVERLVRNSVFAGRTPSEYYDRLAWLFTAPAYVRQWHSSPDCVGGADDMHMSANREERDEATRQPPAC is encoded by the coding sequence ATGACGAAAATGAGTAGAAACGAGTTGCCGATCATCGTCTCCGGTGGAGGTATCGGTGGCCTTGCATGCGCATTGGCGCTCGCACAGAAGCGATTTCGGGTCCTAGTATGCGAACAGGCGCCCCGCTTTGGCCAAGTGGGCGCGGGGCTTCAGGTTGCACCAAACGCTTTGTCCGTTCTGGATGCGCTTGGCGTCGGGGCCGATATCAAACGACAGGCACTGTTGATCGAGCAGATGCTGATGATGGACGGCATCAGCGGCGAGTCTGTCGGTGTCATACCCTGCGGCAGCGAGTTCCAGCAGCGCTTTGGTAACCCCTATGGAGTAGCACATCGCGCCGATGTACACGGCGCTTTGCTGGAGGCGTGCGAACGGCATCCACTCGTCGAATTGAGGACGGATAGCAAGATCATCAGGTACGAGCAGGACGGGAATGTCGTCACAATCACCACGGATGCCGGTGCAACGCTCCGTGCATCCGCGCTTGTTGGTGCCGACGGCGTCCACTCGAGGATCCGGCAGCAGCTGATCGGGGATGGCGACTCAGTGCCAATCGGTGCCGTGATCTACCGCGCCCTGGTGCCCGCATCCCACATGCCGCGCGAACTGCAGCATCCCTATCCCACCTTGTGGACCGGACCCGATGCGCATTTGATCTACTACCCGGTCCGAGACTGGAGTCAGTTCAATGTCGGCGCGACTGTTAGGACCGGCGACGGGGAAATGCGTGATGGCGAGGCGTCACCCGAGGAGGCCGCCGCCGCATTCGCGGATTGGGCCCCGGAGCCCAGGCGCGTGTTGTCGCTGGCCCCGGTGTTCCAGCGCTACGTGCTCCGTCAACGCGCACCAATCCCTAACTGGACCGCCGGACGTGTGACCTTGCTGGGCGACGCTGCACACCCCATGGTGCAATACATTGCGCAGGGTGCTGCCATGGCGCTCGAAGATGCGATCTCTCTCGCCACAGAACTGGACGCCGCGGATGGTGCCTGCGGACAGGCGTTTCAGAGGTATCAGGATGTACGGATCGTGCGGTCGGCTCGCGTTCAGATTTCATCTCTGATGCTGGACCGGATCTACCATGCCGGGGGCGTCGAGCGCCTGGTACGCAATTCGGTCTTTGCGGGTCGAACGCCATCGGAGTACTACGATCGGCTAGCGTGGCTGTTCACCGCGCCGGCATATGTGCGCCAATGGCACTCGTCGCCCGATTGCGTCGGAGGCGCAGATGACATGCACATGTCCGCCAATCGCGAGGAACGAGACGAGGCTACCCGGCAGCCACCTGCATGTTAA
- the gorA gene encoding glutathione-disulfide reductase: MQNRIKKNTQDFDVDILVIGGGSGGVRAARLAAERGARVALVEQGSMGGTCVNAGCIPKKLYSYAAGYAHAFEEASGFGWALPSGHRLDWARLKHRRAGEIDRLNKVYEHILATGGVQVLRGRARLADAQTVVIGTQRITAEHVLVATGASASLPDFPGRELVLTSDAMFELPKVPQRLLVIGGGYIACEFATIYRALGAEVILVHRGAGLLSGFDDDVREFLQVEMAADGIEFRFNATVQQVEAEDGFRIVTLSNGERIVADAVLGATGRRPNTSGLGLDEIGVALTSDGAIEVDSCFQTSVPSVYAVGDVINRVQLTPVALQEATVLMDRLFGSGTLRMDYADVPTAVFTHPSIATAGLSEAQARARFKRVAIYRSTFRALKHTLSGRATRTLMKLVVDADTDRVLGVHMVGEEAGEVVQGFAVAMRAGASKAQFDSTVGIHPTVAEEFVTMRTAVTEPHPDVLVAAG; this comes from the coding sequence ATGCAGAACCGAATCAAGAAGAACACGCAAGACTTCGATGTCGACATCCTGGTGATCGGCGGTGGCAGTGGAGGCGTGCGCGCTGCTCGTCTGGCCGCGGAACGCGGCGCACGCGTTGCGCTGGTGGAGCAGGGCTCGATGGGCGGCACCTGTGTCAATGCCGGTTGCATTCCCAAGAAGCTTTACAGCTATGCGGCGGGTTACGCGCACGCCTTCGAGGAGGCATCCGGCTTTGGCTGGGCACTGCCATCCGGACATCGCCTCGATTGGGCTAGGCTCAAGCATCGGCGCGCCGGAGAGATTGATCGCCTCAACAAGGTCTATGAGCATATTCTTGCGACCGGCGGCGTCCAGGTCCTCCGCGGCCGTGCTCGGCTCGCCGATGCGCAAACCGTCGTCATCGGAACACAACGAATTACGGCTGAGCATGTGCTAGTGGCGACCGGCGCGAGTGCGAGTCTTCCCGACTTCCCCGGCAGGGAACTGGTGCTGACGTCAGATGCGATGTTCGAGCTTCCGAAAGTGCCCCAACGATTGCTGGTGATCGGCGGCGGCTATATCGCTTGCGAATTCGCTACGATTTACCGAGCGCTAGGTGCCGAGGTGATTCTTGTACACCGTGGCGCGGGACTGCTCAGTGGCTTCGACGACGACGTCCGGGAGTTCCTACAGGTAGAGATGGCAGCGGATGGTATCGAGTTTCGGTTCAACGCCACCGTACAACAGGTAGAGGCAGAGGACGGATTCCGCATCGTCACGCTGAGTAACGGCGAGCGGATTGTGGCAGACGCCGTGCTGGGAGCGACCGGCCGCAGGCCCAACACGAGTGGACTTGGACTCGATGAGATCGGTGTCGCCCTGACATCTGACGGTGCCATCGAGGTCGACTCCTGCTTTCAGACGAGTGTTCCGTCGGTCTATGCTGTGGGTGACGTGATTAACCGGGTGCAGCTGACCCCTGTCGCTCTGCAGGAAGCCACCGTACTCATGGACAGGTTGTTCGGCAGCGGCACGCTTCGCATGGACTATGCCGACGTTCCGACGGCGGTGTTTACCCATCCGAGCATCGCGACCGCGGGCTTGAGCGAGGCCCAGGCAAGAGCACGTTTCAAAAGGGTAGCCATTTACCGCAGTACATTCCGCGCCTTAAAACATACCTTGAGCGGACGGGCGACGCGTACGCTGATGAAGCTTGTGGTAGATGCCGACACCGACCGTGTATTGGGAGTGCACATGGTCGGAGAAGAAGCTGGTGAGGTGGTACAGGGGTTCGCCGTGGCGATGCGCGCGGGCGCCTCGAAGGCCCAGTTCGACAGTACCGTTGGCATCCACCCCACAGTGGCTGAAGAGTTCGTCACAATGAGAACGGCCGTCACCGAGCCCCATCCCGACGTCCTCGTTGCTGCCGGATAA
- a CDS encoding DUF2798 domain-containing protein codes for MSRVPKRYGHLFYGVIQSCLTTGITACIASFSSFETGNFLMHWARLWLLSWAAMLPVVVFAAPIIRRMTDRITGNV; via the coding sequence ATGTCAAGAGTTCCAAAACGCTACGGTCATCTTTTCTACGGCGTCATTCAATCCTGCTTGACGACCGGTATTACCGCCTGTATTGCAAGTTTCTCGTCTTTTGAAACTGGGAATTTTTTGATGCACTGGGCCAGATTGTGGCTGCTGTCCTGGGCTGCGATGCTGCCCGTGGTGGTGTTTGCCGCGCCGATCATTCGCAGAATGACAGACCGCATAACCGGCAATGTTTGA
- a CDS encoding LysR family transcriptional regulator yields the protein MDQFDLNLMRIFDALWRHRHLGRAAEELGLSQPALSHALKRLREQVGDVLFVKAHAGMQPSARAVDIAPVIQDMLSGVRERILVTPQFEPSLSKRVFTIAMSDIGELTFLPRLLRHLAGVAPRVSVKTVSLSPRELGEGLQRGEVDLAMGHLPDLFGTDMYQQRLFTHGFVCIAGRNNPLAVRTLTRERYCRASHAVVQSESRTHDLVERYLRENGIQRNAQLCCPHFLSIPQVVAATHLIATVSQSIGEVYADHAELRLLAPPFDFPHYDVKQHWHRSQHGDPGNRWLRGVTMALFSK from the coding sequence ATGGACCAGTTCGACCTCAATCTGATGCGCATTTTCGACGCCTTATGGCGTCACCGCCATCTGGGAAGGGCTGCGGAAGAGCTCGGGCTTAGCCAGCCGGCGTTGTCGCATGCTCTGAAGCGCTTGCGCGAGCAGGTGGGAGACGTGCTTTTCGTCAAGGCCCACGCTGGCATGCAGCCATCAGCCAGGGCAGTCGATATCGCACCGGTCATACAGGACATGCTCTCGGGGGTACGGGAGCGTATCCTCGTCACACCGCAGTTCGAACCGTCTTTAAGCAAACGCGTCTTCACTATTGCGATGTCGGACATTGGTGAGTTGACGTTCCTACCGCGGCTGCTACGGCATCTGGCTGGCGTGGCTCCCCGGGTAAGCGTCAAGACCGTATCGCTGAGCCCGCGCGAACTCGGCGAGGGTCTGCAGCGCGGCGAAGTAGACCTTGCAATGGGCCACTTGCCAGACCTTTTCGGCACGGACATGTACCAGCAGCGGCTGTTCACTCACGGCTTCGTCTGCATTGCTGGAAGGAACAACCCACTCGCTGTCAGAACCCTGACTCGCGAGCGATACTGTCGAGCGTCCCACGCGGTCGTGCAGTCCGAAAGCCGCACTCATGATCTCGTGGAGCGGTATCTGAGAGAGAACGGCATCCAGAGAAATGCGCAGCTATGCTGTCCGCACTTCCTCAGCATCCCGCAAGTGGTGGCCGCAACGCACCTGATTGCCACCGTAAGCCAGTCGATCGGCGAGGTCTACGCCGATCATGCGGAGTTGCGTCTGCTTGCTCCTCCCTTTGACTTCCCTCACTACGACGTGAAACAACACTGGCATCGTAGCCAGCATGGTGACCCCGGCAACCGCTGGCTGCGCGGGGTCACCATGGCATTGTTCAGCAAATAG
- the fdhA gene encoding formaldehyde dehydrogenase, glutathione-independent has translation MADNRGVAYIRQGVVEVQSIPFPKLVDPRGRPIGHGVIIKTLSTNICGSDQHMVRGRTTAPAGLILGHEITGEVIELGRDVETLKVGDIVSVPFNVACGRCRTCKEQDTGVCLTVNPSRAGGAYGYVDMGGWVGGQAEYVMVPYADFNLLKFPNREVALEKIRDLTCLSDILPTGFHGAVTAGVRPGSTVYVAGAGPVGLAAAASAQLLGAAVVIVGDVNPARLVHARKVGFQTVDLSQDVLLVDQIAQILGTSEVDSAIDAVGFEARGHGHEGAQHEAPATVLNSLMEVTRAAGRIGIPGLYVTDDPGAADKAAKKGSLSIRLGLGWAKSHSFFTGQTPVMKYNRALMQAIIWDRIKIADIVGVQVISLDDAPNAYAEFDAGVPKKFVIDPHRQFGTN, from the coding sequence ATGGCGGATAATCGCGGTGTAGCATACATCAGGCAGGGTGTAGTCGAAGTTCAAAGTATTCCATTTCCAAAGCTGGTTGATCCGCGTGGCCGTCCCATCGGGCACGGCGTCATTATAAAGACACTTTCGACGAATATCTGTGGTTCGGACCAGCATATGGTGCGCGGTCGCACCACCGCGCCGGCTGGCCTCATTCTCGGCCATGAAATCACCGGTGAAGTGATCGAACTGGGGCGCGATGTCGAAACCCTTAAAGTGGGCGATATCGTGTCGGTGCCGTTCAATGTGGCGTGCGGTCGCTGTCGAACCTGTAAGGAGCAGGATACCGGCGTGTGCTTGACGGTAAATCCTTCCCGCGCCGGAGGGGCCTATGGCTATGTCGATATGGGTGGATGGGTGGGCGGTCAGGCGGAATACGTGATGGTGCCCTACGCTGACTTCAATCTGCTGAAATTTCCGAACAGGGAGGTGGCGCTGGAAAAAATCCGTGATTTGACGTGTTTGTCGGATATTTTGCCGACTGGATTTCACGGCGCGGTGACGGCTGGAGTTCGCCCTGGAAGCACGGTATATGTTGCAGGCGCGGGGCCGGTCGGGCTTGCTGCCGCGGCATCAGCGCAGCTGCTTGGGGCTGCTGTAGTCATCGTCGGAGACGTAAATCCAGCCCGGTTGGTGCATGCTCGTAAAGTGGGATTTCAAACAGTCGACTTGTCGCAGGATGTGCTGTTGGTGGATCAGATCGCACAGATACTTGGAACATCCGAGGTTGACTCTGCAATCGATGCGGTAGGTTTCGAAGCGCGCGGTCACGGGCACGAAGGTGCGCAACATGAAGCGCCGGCTACCGTGCTCAACTCTTTAATGGAGGTGACGCGCGCTGCGGGCAGGATCGGCATTCCCGGCTTATATGTTACTGATGATCCTGGTGCTGCCGATAAGGCAGCCAAGAAGGGCTCTCTATCAATTCGTTTGGGTCTCGGTTGGGCAAAATCGCATAGCTTTTTTACCGGTCAGACGCCGGTCATGAAATATAACCGGGCGTTGATGCAAGCAATTATTTGGGATCGCATCAAGATTGCCGATATTGTCGGCGTCCAGGTGATCTCGTTGGACGATGCGCCGAATGCGTATGCCGAATTCGATGCGGGAGTTCCGAAGAAATTCGTTATTGACCCGCATCGGCAGTTTGGCACGAATTGA